In Stenotrophomonas sp. 610A2, one DNA window encodes the following:
- a CDS encoding chemotaxis protein CheA: MSMDLQRFHATFFEESREGLDAMEAGLLALEDGQHDPEVINSVFRAAHSIKGGAGTFGFDAIAALTHVLETLLDELRSGKRALEGNAVDAMLGSVDVLRALLREVEHGQAADPAAVKAVTDRLQAVLSGTAPVAVAAVKQEETPDAWQIGFAPAPSLFMSGNDPLRIIRELETLGSLHVEPRMARLPSFDQLDPLEAYLAWDLGLVGKVPRSRIEDTFAWVVDDCELDIRPAAPPSLAVEAPVAAVANIAEAAVKAPASGQQHEAESSIRVSVDKVDALINLVGELVITQAMLKQVSGGLDPAHAEQLLAGLDLLERNTRDLQEAVIGVRMLPVDAVFRRFPRLVRDLSSRLGKQVRLRTIGEGTELDKGLIEKIADPLVHLVRNSIDHGLEMPDVRRDSGKDETGTITLAASHQGGHIVIEVSDDGRGLNRDKILAKALERGLSVPDNPTDAQVWDLIFQPGFSTADAVTDLSGRGVGMDVVRRNIQALGGEVQLESRTGAGTRVLIRLPLTLAILDGMTVSVAGETLILPLAYVLEALQPQPDDIRTMAGEGRVLRVRGEYLPILSLGQYYGYPDNPQAEPLVVVVEGDGQKIALEVDELIGQQQVVVKNIENNYRRISGVSGATILGDGRVALIVDIGGLVRSLRTQQAA, translated from the coding sequence ATGAGCATGGACCTGCAACGTTTCCACGCCACCTTCTTCGAAGAAAGCCGTGAAGGGCTGGATGCAATGGAGGCCGGCCTGCTGGCACTGGAAGACGGCCAGCACGACCCTGAAGTCATCAACTCCGTGTTCCGCGCCGCCCACTCCATCAAGGGCGGTGCCGGCACCTTTGGCTTCGATGCCATCGCCGCACTGACGCATGTGCTGGAAACGCTGCTCGATGAGCTGCGCTCCGGCAAGCGCGCACTGGAAGGCAACGCGGTCGACGCGATGCTGGGTTCGGTGGACGTGCTGCGCGCCCTGCTGCGCGAAGTCGAACATGGCCAGGCCGCCGATCCCGCCGCCGTCAAGGCGGTTACCGATCGTCTGCAAGCCGTACTGTCCGGCACGGCACCGGTTGCCGTGGCTGCAGTGAAACAGGAAGAAACCCCGGACGCCTGGCAGATTGGCTTCGCCCCGGCGCCGTCGCTGTTCATGAGCGGCAATGATCCGCTGCGCATCATCCGCGAGCTGGAAACCCTGGGTTCCCTGCACGTGGAACCGCGCATGGCGCGCCTGCCCAGCTTCGACCAGCTCGATCCGCTGGAAGCCTACCTGGCCTGGGACCTGGGCCTGGTCGGCAAGGTGCCGCGCAGCCGCATCGAAGACACCTTCGCCTGGGTGGTCGATGACTGCGAGCTGGATATCCGTCCGGCTGCACCGCCCAGCCTTGCAGTTGAAGCCCCGGTCGCTGCGGTCGCCAACATCGCCGAGGCTGCCGTCAAGGCACCTGCCAGCGGCCAGCAGCACGAAGCCGAAAGCTCGATCCGGGTCAGCGTCGACAAGGTCGATGCGCTGATCAACCTGGTCGGTGAACTGGTCATCACCCAGGCCATGCTCAAGCAGGTTTCCGGCGGACTGGACCCGGCCCACGCCGAGCAGCTGCTGGCTGGCCTGGATCTGCTCGAACGCAATACCCGCGACCTGCAGGAAGCCGTCATCGGCGTGCGCATGCTGCCAGTGGATGCAGTATTCCGTCGCTTCCCGCGGCTGGTCCGCGACCTTTCCAGCCGTCTCGGCAAGCAGGTCCGCCTGCGCACCATCGGTGAAGGCACCGAGCTGGACAAGGGCCTGATCGAAAAGATCGCCGATCCCTTGGTGCATCTGGTCCGCAACTCCATCGACCACGGCCTGGAAATGCCGGACGTGCGCCGCGACTCGGGCAAGGACGAGACCGGCACGATTACCCTGGCGGCATCGCATCAGGGCGGCCACATCGTCATTGAAGTCAGCGACGACGGCCGCGGCCTGAACCGCGACAAGATCCTCGCCAAGGCGCTGGAACGCGGCTTGAGCGTGCCCGACAACCCCACCGATGCACAGGTCTGGGATCTGATCTTCCAGCCCGGCTTCTCCACCGCCGATGCGGTCACCGACCTGTCCGGTCGTGGTGTTGGCATGGACGTGGTCCGCCGCAACATCCAGGCATTGGGCGGCGAAGTGCAGCTGGAAAGCCGCACCGGTGCCGGCACCCGCGTACTGATCAGGCTGCCGCTGACGCTGGCCATCCTCGATGGCATGACCGTATCGGTTGCCGGCGAAACCCTGATCCTGCCGCTGGCCTACGTGCTGGAAGCACTGCAGCCGCAGCCAGACGATATCCGCACCATGGCTGGCGAGGGGCGCGTTCTGCGCGTCCGCGGCGAATACCTGCCGATCCTGTCGCTGGGCCAGTACTACGGCTATCCCGACAATCCACAGGCCGAACCGCTGGTCGTCGTGGTGGAAGGTGACGGCCAGAAGATCGCGCTGGAAGTGGATGAGCTGATCGGCCAGCAACAGGTCGTCGTCAAGAACATCGAGAACAACTACCGGCGTATCAGCGGCGTCTCCGGCGCCACCATCCTCGGCGATGGCCGGGTTGCGCTGATCGTCGATATCGGCGGCCTTGTGCGCTCGCTGCGTACCCAGCAAGCCGCCTGA
- a CDS encoding response regulator, translating to MSARILVVDDSASMRQMVSFALTSAGFSVEEAEDGAVALGRAKGQRFNAVVTDVNMPNMDGISLIRELRQLPDYKFTPMLMLTTESAADKKSEGKAAGATGWLVKPFNPEQLIATVQKVLG from the coding sequence ATGAGCGCACGAATCTTGGTGGTGGACGACTCGGCGTCAATGCGCCAGATGGTCTCTTTCGCCCTCACCTCGGCCGGCTTTTCGGTAGAAGAAGCCGAAGACGGCGCGGTCGCCCTGGGCCGGGCCAAGGGCCAGCGTTTCAACGCCGTGGTCACCGACGTCAACATGCCGAACATGGACGGCATCTCGCTGATCCGCGAACTGCGCCAGCTGCCGGACTACAAGTTCACGCCGATGCTGATGCTGACCACCGAGTCGGCCGCCGACAAGAAATCCGAAGGCAAGGCCGCCGGCGCCACCGGTTGGCTGGTCAAGCCGTTCAATCCCGAACAGCTGATTGCCACCGTACAGAAAGTCCTGGGCTGA
- a CDS encoding STAS domain-containing protein has product MSTVALAQDLGIESTSELKQHLATHLPQAGELRVDASQVGRVHTAAMQVLCAFVLARQQAGNGTVFDNATDTFRDAARLLGVLRTLGLEATPDTTKSVENAA; this is encoded by the coding sequence ATGAGCACTGTGGCCCTGGCGCAGGATCTCGGCATCGAGTCCACCAGCGAGTTGAAACAACACCTGGCAACCCACCTGCCGCAAGCGGGCGAGTTGCGCGTGGATGCCAGCCAGGTGGGCCGTGTGCACACCGCCGCGATGCAGGTGCTGTGCGCCTTTGTGCTGGCACGCCAGCAGGCAGGCAACGGCACCGTCTTCGACAACGCTACCGATACCTTCCGTGATGCCGCGCGCCTGCTCGGTGTCCTCCGGACCCTGGGTCTGGAAGCAACCCCTGACACAACGAAATCTGTGGAGAACGCTGCATGA
- a CDS encoding chemotaxis protein CheW: protein MSNDVLDDYLGELLLEAVPAAAVAAPATPAKPAAAEVPGDSPELEAVFEAALAEAQAKPAGAPIPAAAATPAGDSAALQAAFDDAMAATAAANAGRPPTWDDLPDEVIYETGPAESRKLAHSDSANLQAAFETAAGLPVSPAPPPRSTPNVRALEHPSPDARPSTWQELQAQAQRPASSPQQRRAAERSSRWLRLRCGQQTYALELLKVQEVVLPVPLLALRGTGPAMLGIMNLRGQVVPVMDLCRHLDVQSAPEDSQTRIVVLEENGETLGLRVSAVEDVANLNDSQIEPPDTARICQISNELFRGIARIGQQPMILLDAGRLLR from the coding sequence ATGAGCAACGACGTACTCGACGATTATCTGGGCGAACTGCTGCTGGAGGCCGTGCCCGCCGCTGCGGTCGCGGCACCTGCAACGCCGGCCAAGCCTGCAGCTGCCGAAGTGCCGGGCGACAGCCCCGAGCTGGAGGCCGTGTTCGAGGCTGCGTTGGCCGAAGCACAGGCCAAGCCTGCTGGCGCACCAATCCCCGCCGCGGCAGCCACTCCGGCCGGCGACAGCGCCGCCCTGCAGGCTGCCTTCGACGACGCGATGGCGGCCACTGCCGCCGCCAATGCAGGTCGCCCCCCAACCTGGGACGACCTGCCGGACGAAGTGATCTACGAGACCGGCCCTGCTGAAAGTCGCAAGCTCGCCCATAGCGACAGTGCCAACCTGCAGGCTGCATTTGAAACCGCGGCTGGGTTGCCGGTGAGCCCTGCTCCCCCTCCGCGCAGCACCCCCAATGTCCGCGCTCTGGAGCACCCCTCGCCAGATGCGCGTCCCAGCACCTGGCAGGAACTGCAGGCGCAGGCACAGCGCCCGGCGAGCAGCCCGCAGCAACGGCGCGCCGCCGAGCGCAGTTCACGTTGGTTGCGACTGCGCTGTGGGCAACAGACCTATGCGCTGGAGCTGTTGAAGGTGCAGGAAGTGGTGTTGCCGGTGCCGCTGCTTGCATTGCGAGGTACCGGCCCGGCGATGCTGGGCATCATGAATCTTCGCGGCCAAGTGGTGCCGGTGATGGACCTGTGCCGCCATCTTGACGTGCAAAGCGCGCCTGAGGATTCACAGACGCGCATCGTAGTGCTGGAAGAGAACGGCGAGACCCTGGGCCTGCGCGTGTCGGCGGTGGAAGACGTCGCCAACCTCAACGACTCGCAGATCGAGCCACCGGACACAGCGCGCATCTGCCAGATCTCCAATGAACTGTTCCGCGGCATCGCCCGCATCGGCCAGCAACCGATGATCCTGCTCGACGCCGGCCGTCTGCTGCGCTGA
- a CDS encoding ParA family protein, which yields MRIWAIANQKGGVGKTTTTLSLGRGLAARGHKVLLIDLDPHSSLTRAFGVPVEPVPQGVQELFATPPHEIASLARHSDIPGLDYLCAQASLATLERRSANQPGLGLALQQALARHGEQHDYILLDCAPTLGLLMINALAAADRLIIPTQAEPLALHGLDGMVRTGEMVERSRKRDLPISVLPTLFDRRTRAGNETLKLMQDRHGERVWEDAIPIDTRICNPAALTVPLLGDDYPGRGMAAYRHALDWLLLSEAAQLERAA from the coding sequence ATGCGTATCTGGGCCATTGCCAACCAAAAAGGCGGCGTCGGCAAAACCACCACCACTTTGTCACTCGGGCGCGGCCTTGCCGCGCGTGGACACAAGGTGTTGTTGATCGACCTGGACCCCCATTCCTCGCTGACCCGCGCCTTCGGCGTACCGGTTGAGCCGGTGCCGCAGGGCGTGCAGGAACTGTTCGCCACGCCGCCACATGAGATCGCTTCGCTTGCCCGCCACAGCGACATTCCTGGCCTGGACTATCTGTGCGCGCAAGCCTCGCTGGCCACGCTGGAACGTCGCAGCGCCAACCAGCCTGGTCTGGGCCTGGCCCTGCAGCAGGCGCTGGCCCGCCACGGCGAGCAGCACGACTACATCCTGCTCGACTGCGCGCCGACGCTGGGCTTGTTGATGATCAACGCCCTGGCCGCCGCTGACCGCCTGATCATCCCGACCCAGGCCGAACCGCTGGCCCTGCATGGACTGGACGGCATGGTCCGAACCGGCGAAATGGTCGAGCGCTCGCGCAAACGCGACCTGCCGATCTCGGTGCTGCCCACCTTGTTCGACCGTCGTACCCGTGCCGGCAATGAAACCTTGAAGCTGATGCAGGACCGTCACGGCGAGCGCGTCTGGGAAGACGCGATTCCGATCGACACCCGCATCTGCAACCCGGCAGCACTCACCGTGCCCCTGCTTGGCGACGATTATCCCGGCCGCGGCATGGCCGCTTACCGCCACGCGCTCGACTGGCTGCTGCTCAGCGAGGCCGCGCAGCTGGAGCGCGCCGCATGA
- the motD gene encoding flagellar motor protein MotD — translation MARRKHHEEHANHEAWAIPYADLMTLLLAFFVVMYAISSLNEGKYRVMADALTTAFGGAPRTISQVQVGNKQLQGGGFDSPSVISAPSMTGGALADPTQLPSMASHMRMPVSAHNQEQLQRAERQLNQIADRLSQTLAPLVKQGVITVRRTELWIEVEINSDILFTTGSAALDASARNTLGTLADVLLDAPNGVRVEGHTDNLPIATAQFPSNWELSAARAASVVHLFADHGVQPQRLAMVGYGQFRPRESNDAPEGRNRNRRVMVIILADSAAAADLPASGNTTASTSDEGGNGGTTAASAVRSAVPAVIEGVQ, via the coding sequence ATGGCCCGCCGCAAGCACCACGAAGAGCACGCCAACCATGAAGCATGGGCAATCCCCTATGCCGATCTGATGACGCTGCTGCTCGCGTTCTTCGTGGTGATGTACGCCATCTCGTCCTTGAACGAAGGCAAATACCGCGTGATGGCAGATGCCTTGACCACGGCCTTTGGCGGCGCCCCGCGCACCATCAGCCAGGTGCAGGTGGGCAACAAGCAATTGCAGGGCGGCGGCTTTGATTCGCCATCGGTGATCAGCGCACCGAGCATGACCGGTGGCGCACTGGCCGACCCGACCCAGCTGCCGTCGATGGCTTCGCATATGCGCATGCCGGTCTCGGCCCACAACCAGGAACAGCTGCAGCGCGCCGAGCGCCAGCTCAACCAGATCGCCGATCGCCTCAGCCAGACGCTGGCGCCACTGGTCAAACAGGGCGTCATCACCGTGCGCCGCACCGAACTGTGGATCGAGGTCGAGATCAACAGCGACATTCTGTTCACTACGGGTTCGGCGGCGCTGGACGCCAGCGCTCGCAACACGCTCGGCACCCTGGCCGATGTATTGCTGGATGCCCCAAACGGCGTTCGCGTCGAAGGCCATACCGACAACCTGCCGATCGCCACCGCGCAGTTCCCGTCGAACTGGGAGCTGTCAGCGGCACGCGCAGCCAGCGTCGTGCACCTTTTCGCCGATCATGGCGTGCAGCCACAGCGATTGGCGATGGTGGGTTACGGCCAGTTCCGCCCCCGCGAAAGCAACGATGCGCCCGAAGGGCGCAACCGCAACCGGCGGGTGATGGTGATCATCCTCGCCGATTCGGCAGCGGCAGCCGATCTGCCTGCTTCCGGCAACACCACAGCCAGTACCAGCGACGAAGGCGGGAACGGCGGCACAACTGCCGCATCCGCCGTTCGCAGCGCGGTACCGGCGGTCATCGAAGGAGTCCAATGA
- a CDS encoding flagellar motor protein, protein MDRLSIIGLFLALASLVGGSILKGAGLSSLWSPAAFVIVIIGTLAAILLHTSPAVFKHAFKIVRWVIRPPASDRRALVQQIVDWSNIARRQGLLGLEPQVELQDDPFIRKGLQLVVDGVEPDTIRHMLEIELGSQEQQDLAATKVFEGMGIYAPTLGIIGAVLGLIAVMKNLADPSKLGHGIAAAFTATIYGIASANLLFLPVSAKLKGVIASSCREREMIIEGLIAIAQGENPRNIENSLAGYVN, encoded by the coding sequence ATGGACCGACTCAGCATCATTGGACTCTTCCTCGCCCTCGCCTCCCTGGTGGGTGGCAGCATCCTCAAAGGCGCTGGCCTGTCCTCGCTGTGGTCCCCTGCTGCCTTCGTGATCGTCATCATCGGCACCCTGGCAGCCATCCTGCTGCACACCTCACCGGCGGTGTTCAAGCACGCTTTCAAGATCGTGCGCTGGGTGATCCGTCCGCCGGCAAGCGATCGCCGCGCGCTGGTCCAGCAGATCGTCGACTGGAGCAACATCGCCCGCCGCCAGGGCCTGCTCGGCCTGGAGCCGCAGGTGGAGCTGCAGGACGATCCGTTCATCCGCAAGGGCCTGCAGCTGGTGGTCGACGGCGTCGAGCCGGACACTATCCGCCATATGCTGGAGATCGAACTCGGCAGCCAGGAGCAGCAGGATCTGGCCGCTACCAAGGTCTTTGAAGGCATGGGCATCTACGCCCCTACCCTCGGCATCATCGGCGCCGTGCTCGGCCTGATCGCGGTGATGAAGAACCTGGCCGACCCGAGCAAGCTCGGCCACGGCATCGCCGCGGCATTCACTGCCACCATCTACGGCATCGCCTCGGCCAATCTGCTGTTCCTGCCGGTATCGGCCAAGCTCAAGGGCGTGATCGCCAGCAGCTGCCGCGAGCGCGAAATGATCATTGAAGGCCTGATCGCCATTGCCCAGGGTGAGAACCCGCGCAATATCGAAAACAGCCTGGCCGGCTACGTGAACTGA